A genomic segment from Sphingopyxis sp. DBS4 encodes:
- a CDS encoding DUF3237 domain-containing protein: protein MTEENQHLVSPALASRPLCTVEFEVGGGLIAIGASPFGDQRLGYITGGRFFGPRINGIVLPGGGNWSRGGRLGEAASAGTFDARAVWQTDDGALIYLSYTGRSIIPDDVRATFADPAVPDADSSRYYLRIAPVFETASEQYGWLNGVLAVGVGERTDFGVRHVIHEIL from the coding sequence ATGACCGAAGAAAATCAGCACCTCGTTTCGCCGGCTCTGGCGAGTCGTCCCCTGTGCACCGTCGAGTTCGAAGTCGGCGGCGGACTGATCGCGATCGGCGCTTCGCCCTTCGGTGATCAGCGGCTCGGTTACATCACCGGCGGGCGATTTTTCGGGCCGCGAATCAACGGCATCGTTTTGCCCGGCGGCGGCAACTGGTCGCGCGGCGGACGCCTGGGTGAGGCCGCCTCGGCCGGCACCTTCGACGCCCGCGCAGTGTGGCAGACCGACGACGGCGCCCTCATCTATCTGAGCTATACCGGTCGCAGCATCATTCCCGACGATGTTCGCGCGACCTTTGCCGATCCCGCGGTGCCCGACGCCGACTCGTCGCGCTACTATCTGCGAATCGCCCCTGTGTTCGAAACCGCGAGCGAACAATATGGCTGGCTGAACGGCGTGCTCGCGGTCGGTGTCGGCGAGCGCACCGATTTCGGGGTCCGCCATGTGATCCACGAGATTCTCTGA
- a CDS encoding glutathione binding-like protein: MIDLHYSATPNGQKIAIMLEEIGAPYRVLPYDIFNGDQLTEAFGRINPNHKLPAIVDHDPASDGEPVTVFESGAILQYLAEKDGRFLAASGAARAATLSWLTWQVAGLGPMGGQASHFLRYAPAGQDYAVERYTKEVTRLLTVLERRLEKSAYVAGDDYTIADMAIWPGRASAFIMGMGLDDWPATRDWFERIRERPAVARATGREDLKAPAKYIGRHQTLDAREWSNMFGDANHAAVKGD, encoded by the coding sequence ATGATCGACCTTCACTATTCGGCGACCCCGAACGGGCAGAAGATCGCGATCATGCTCGAGGAGATCGGTGCGCCCTATCGCGTCCTTCCCTATGACATCTTCAACGGCGATCAGTTGACCGAGGCGTTCGGGCGCATCAATCCGAACCATAAGCTGCCCGCGATCGTCGACCATGACCCGGCAAGCGACGGCGAGCCGGTGACCGTCTTCGAATCGGGGGCGATCCTCCAATATCTGGCAGAGAAGGACGGGCGCTTCCTTGCCGCATCGGGCGCCGCGCGCGCGGCGACCTTGTCCTGGCTGACCTGGCAGGTCGCGGGGCTCGGGCCGATGGGCGGGCAGGCGAGCCATTTCCTGCGCTACGCCCCGGCGGGACAGGATTATGCCGTCGAACGCTATACGAAGGAGGTGACGCGGCTGCTCACCGTCCTCGAACGGCGGCTGGAGAAGAGCGCCTATGTCGCGGGCGACGACTATACGATCGCCGACATGGCGATCTGGCCCGGCCGCGCCTCGGCCTTCATCATGGGCATGGGGCTCGACGACTGGCCCGCGACGCGCGACTGGTTCGAACGCATCCGCGAGCGGCCCGCGGTCGCGCGCGCGACGGGGCGCGAAGACCTCAAGGCGCCAGCCAAATATATCGGGCGGCACCAGACGCTCGACGCGCGGGAATGGTCGAACATGTTCGG